A DNA window from Impatiens glandulifera chromosome 7, dImpGla2.1, whole genome shotgun sequence contains the following coding sequences:
- the LOC124909716 gene encoding oleosin L-like has product MSQQQRQQGQQQQGGGGGQMMNRDRPRSQQMIQVAAAVAAGGSLLVLSALMLAGTVVALTLATPLVVIFSPVLVPATITAFLIMLGFVASCGFGMAALAVLSWMYKYINGQHPPGADQLDNARMKLAGKAREMKERAEQFRQQHITGSQQVS; this is encoded by the coding sequence ATGTCGCAACAGCAAAGGCAACAAGGTCAACAACAacaaggaggaggaggaggccaAATGATGAACAGGGATCGTCCAAGGTCCCAACAGATGATTCAGGTCGCTGCCGCCGTCGCAGCCGGCGGATCCCTTCTTGTACTCTCCGCCCTCATGTTAGCCGGAACCGTCGTCGCCCTAACACTTGCCACGCCACTGGTTGTAATATTCAGCCCTGTTCTTGTTCCTGCAACGATAACTGCCTTTTTAATCATGCTGGGATTCGTTGCATCTTGTGGATTCGGCATGGCGGCTTTGGCTGTTCTATCGTGGATGTATAAATACATCAATGGACAACATCCTCCAGGTGCGGATCAACTTGATAATGCTAGAATGAAGTTGGCTGGAAAGGCTAGGGAGATGAAGGAACGGGCGGAGCAGTTCAGGCAACAACATATTACCGGATCTCAACAGGTTTCGTAA